From the Acidovorax sp. NCPPB 3576 genome, the window AAACTAACAATGCAATAGGCATCTACACGGGGGCGGTTGGCAACCACCCTAATGGAACATGCGGATCAGTATTCGGAGGGGGAACCGTAAACTCGTTCTTTCAGCCGCTTACGCAGTATCTCGCACGGTACCCAAATGTGGCCATAATGTCAGAGTAAATTAGGCTTGAATCGAAGGCGGATTCGACTCCCGGTCCGCCAGCAGGCCGGCGCGCGGGCAGCTGGTCCACAGCGGCGCCTCGTGCGCCACGGCGGCCAGCACGGCGTCCACGCCATCGAACCGCGCCAGACGCTCCAGCGTGCGGATGGTGGGGTAGATCATGAAGAAGCGGCCTGCGGCATGGCGCTCCAGCGCGTCGGCCGGGCGCACCCACACGGGCTCGAACTGCTCGGCCTCGTCGGCCACGGGCTCCTGGCCCTCGGGCATGCGCGCCACGAGAAAGGGCACGTCGAAGCGGCGCGGCAGATCGCGGTCGGCCGTCCAGTGGGCGAGCAGGAACACGGCATCGGCCGCCAGCCGCAGCCCGCGTGCCTGGCACTGCGCCACGAACGGCGCGTGGCGGTCCAGCGCGGCGATGTCCGCCGCATCGGCGAAGCAGCCATCGGCACGGCGCGCCAGCAGCACGCCCAGCTCCTCGAAGCTCTCGCGGATGGCGGCGATGGCCTGCGTCACGCGCAGGTCGTTCTGCGTGGGGCGCCGGTCCGCGGCGGCGTGCGAGGCGGGAGCGGCGTCCAGCGCGTCGATGCCGCCGCCCGGAAACACGTAGGCGTCGGGCGCGAAGCTGGCGTTCGGCGAGCGGCGCGTCATCAGCACTTCGAGCCCGGCGCCGCCGCCGGCCGCCGGCACATCGCGCAGCAGCAGCACGGTGGCCGCGGCGCGCGTGGCGACCGGCTCGCGGTGGGGATGGAGTTGTTGGGAGGTGCGGGGCATCGGGCGATTATCGGCAGTGGGCGCCGGGGCGCTGCCCGACCGCGCCCCGATGGGGGACAAGGCGGCCGATTGCTATAAAAACAGTAGCATTATGCCCTAGTGAATCATGCGCTGGAGGCCGATTGGGCTTGAACCTGCCGGTGGCCGGCCGCGGCCTTGTATTCCTGCACCCAGCGCGCCAGCACGGCCGGGTCCATCACGTCCTCGATGCGCGCGAAGCCTTCGGGGGCGCGTTCTTCCACCATGTCGAGGATGGCGTCCAGGCCCTCCTGCCGGTTCAGGGCCACGATGCGGGCGGTGGCGGGGCGGCGCGCCGCCTCGTAGTCTTCCAGCGCGGCGACGGGATCGCTGGGCTGCGTTTGCAACGCGTCGGCCAGCGCGCGGGCGTCCAGGATGGCCTGCGTCGCGCCGTTGGAGCCGATGGGGTACATGGGGTGCGCGGCATCGCCCAGCAGGGTGACGCGGCCGTGGCGCCAGCGGGGCAGGGGGTCGCGGTCCACCATGGGCCACTCCAGGATCTGCGTGGCCGCGCGGATCACGCCGGGCACGTCCAGCCAGTCGAAGTGCCACGCGCCGAAGGTGGGCAGCAGATCATCCACCGCGCCGGGCCGGCTCCAGTCGGCGCGGTCCGGCGCCCGGAGCCCGCCGCCGAAACCGTCCTCGCGCAGGCGGCGGTCGGCCACCCAGTTGATGAGTTGCGTGCCGTCCGGCGCGGGCGGCGCGATGGGGTAGACCACGAACTTCGCGCGGCGGTGGCCCGCCTGCACCATGGTGCGCCCGTCCAGGAACGGCCGCGCGACCGTGGTGCCGCGCCACATCATCATGCCGTTCCAGCACGGCGCGCCTTCGTCGGGATAGAACTGGCGCCGCAGCGCCGAATGGATGCCGTCCGCGCCGATCAGCAGGTCGCAGCGCAGCGCCTCGGTGCGGCCATCGGCATGGGCGATGTGGGCGGTGGCGCCGGCGTCGTCCTGCGTGCTGCCGGTGACGCGCGCGCCGCTGCGCACCTGCGCCGCGCCCAGGCGCCGCACCGCCTCGTCCCACAGGAACATCTGCAACTGCCCGCGGTGCACGCTCAGCTGCGGATGGCTGTAGCCGGCGGCCACGCCGCGCCGGTCTTCGTAGATCGGCTGGCCGTGGCGGTTGGCGAAGACCAGCGCCGCGGTCTCCACCCCCATCGTGCGCAGCGCGGGCAGCAGCCCCAGGCCATCGAGCACCGCCACGGCGTGCGGCAGCAGGTTGATGCCCACGCCGAGCGGCTTCAGGTGCGCGGACGCCTCGCACACGGTGATGCGGTGGCCTTGCGCCGCCAGGGCCAGCGCGGCCGTGAGGCCGCCGATGCCGCCGCCGGCGACGACGATGTGAAGCGGTGCAGAGGGCATGGTGGGTCTCCGGGTTGTCCTGCTTGACGCCAGGCGTTGGCGCCGCCTATTGTTGCGCCATGCAACAAAAAACGGCACGCGCGAAAACCCTGCCCTCCCACGCGCTGGCGAAGCCTGCGGCGCCAGCGCCGGCCCCGGATGCGCCCGAGGGCGAGTTGCGCCACCTGCCAGGCCTGGACTACGGCGTGCTCGACCAGCTCATGGGCTATGCGCTGCGGCGCGCGCAGAACGCGCTGTACCTGCACTTTCAGCGCGCCGTCGCCGCCCAGGCCGACGTGAGCCCGCAGCGGTTTGCCGCGCTCGTGCTGGTGGCGGGCAACCCGGGCCTGCGCCAGGGCGTGCTGGCCGAGGCGATGGGGCTGCACCGCAGCGGCGGCATGCGGCTGGTGGACTGGCTGCACGTCCAGGGCTGGGTGCGGCGCGCTCCCGATCCGCTGGATGGCCGCGGCTGGACCCTGCACCCCACGCCCGCGGGCCGCGCCGCGCTGAAGCGGCTGAGCGAGTCCGTGCAGGCGCACGATGCGGCGCTGGTGCAGGCGGTGGGCGAGGGCGGCGGGCAACTGCATCGGCTGCTGGAGCGCCTGGCAACGGCGGCCGCGGCGGCGCCAGAACCAGCACCCCTTTCCTCATCCCCGCCCCCCTGATGGCCCCGTGGCTCCGGCCGGCACGGTCGTCTGGCATGCTTTCCGGCCTTGCCCCAACAGAACCTGCACAAGGAGACAACGCATGAAGAACATGAACCGACGCCAGGCCGGCCTGGCGCTGGCCGGGCTGGCCGCCGCTGGCCTGGGCGCGCCCGCACGGGCGCAGCAGGGCGTGCCGCGCATCCTGGTGGGTTTCCCCGCCGGGGGATCGATCGACGTGGTGGCCCGCCGCCTGGCCGAGCAGTGGCGTGGCCGCACCGGCACCACCACGGTGGTCGAGCAGAAGGTGGGCGCGGGCGGGCGCATTGCCCTCGCCACGCTCAAGGACGCGCCGCCCGACGGGCTCACCCTGGTGCTCAGCCCGTCGTCCATGCTGACCATCTACCCGCACGTGTACAAGCGCCTGCAGTACCGGCCGGCCACGGACTTCATCGCCGTGACGCCGGTGGCCCTGTCCACCTGCGGCTTCATGGTCGGGCCGAAGGTGCCCGAGTCGGTCAAGACCCTGCGCCAGTTCGCCGACTGGACGAAGGCGCGGACCGAGCCCGAGGGCTACGCCTCGCCCGCGGCCGGCGCCATGCCGCACTTTCTGGGCAACCAGTTCGCCCGCGCGGCCGGCATCCAGCTCACGCACGTGCCCTATCGCGGCGCGGCCCCGGGCCTGCAGGACCTGATGGGCGGTCAGGTCGCCTCCGGCTGCTTCAGCGTGGGCGACTGCCTGCCGCACCTGCCCACCGGACGGGTGCGCGTGCTGGGCGTGACCGACACGCGGCGCTCGCGCTTCCTGCCCGATGTCGCCACGTTCGAAGAGCAAGGCTTTGCCGGCATCCACGGCGTGGAAAGCTATGGGCTGTACCTGCCCGCCAAGACGCCCGCAGCGCAGGTCGACCGGCTGCTGGCGCTGGCGCAGCAGGCGATCCGCGACCCGGCCGTGGTGGAGTCGCTGGCCAAGCTGGGCTTCGAGCCCGTGAGCAGCACGCCCGAAGCGTTCGCGCGGCAACTGGCGCAGGAGCGCGAGCGCTGGGCGCCCGTGGTGGCGGCTTCGGGCTTTTCGTCCGAGGAGTAGGCGCTGCGGACGCTGCCGGTCCGTTCAATCCCAGGCGGGGGCCAAGCCTTGCGGATCGACCAGCCGGCCGCCGCGCTCCAGTGCGGCGATGCGCTGCATCTGCCCGTCCGTCAGGCGCAGTTGCGGTGCTTTGAGGTTGCCTTGCAGGTGGGCGCGCTGCGTGGACGAGGGAATCACCGCATGGCCCAATTGCATGGCCCAGGCGAGGGCCACCTGTGCCGGCGTGGCGGCCAGCTCCGCCGCGATGGCCTGGATCACCGGGTCCTGCAGCACCTGGCCGTAGGCCAGCGTCATGTACGACGTGGTGTGGATGCCCTGGCTGCGTGCGAAGTCCACCACCGCACGGTTCTGCAGGTAGGGGTGCAGCTCGATCTGGTTCGTCGCGATGCGGTCCGCGCCCACGGCGGCGATGGCTTCGCGCAGCAGCGCGGTGTTGAAGTTCGATACGCCGAAGGCCCGCGTCAGCCCCTGCGCCTGGGCGTCTGCCAGTGCGCCCAGAGACTCCGCCACCGGCACCGCCCCGCCGGGCGCTGGCCAGTGGATCAGCGCGAGGTCCACCCGGTCGGTGCGCAGTTGGGCGAGGCTCTCCTTCAGGCTGGGGATGAGTCGGTCGGCCGCGAGGTGGTCGGTCCAGACCTTGGTGGTGATGAACAGCTCGTCGCGCGGCACGCCGCTCTCGGCAATGGCCTGGCCGACCTCGGCCTCGTTGCCGTAGATCTGGGCCGTGTCGATGTGGCGGTAGCCCAGCGCCAGCGCGGTCTTGACCGAGTCGATGACGACCTGGTCTTTCAGGCGGAAGGTGCCCAGGCCGAAGGCTGGAACGGCAGGGACAGCGGTGGTGGCAGAGGGGCTGGTGATCGTCGTCATGGAAATCTCCTGAAGAAATGAAAGCGGGGGACGGGAAGGACCGGTGCTGTGCGAGGAACGAGGGCCTTCGCAGCGCCATCCATAAGAGCGATGGCATGGGCACCCTCGTGAAGAGCCCCGAGTCTGCAGGTTTATCCTTTGCAGAAAAACACCGCCATGCTCCATAGATATTTGCTCTGGAGTCAATAATGAACCGCGAGCGATGCGCCCATGAAAACCACACTCGAAGAACTGCAGGCCTTTGCCGCCGTGGTGGACGGCGGCTCCATCACCGCTGCAGCCGAGCACCTGGGCCAGACCGTCTCCGGCATCAGCCGGGCGCTGGCGCGGCTGGAGAAAAAGCTCGAGACCACGCTGCTGCGCCGCACCACGCGCCGCATCGAACTCACCGAGGAGGGCCAGGCCTTCCTCGCCCGCACCCGCGCCATCCTGGCTGCGCTCGACGAGGCCGAAGAGCACATGGCTGCGCGCCGGCGCGAGCCTGCCGGCCGCCTGCGAGTGAACGCCGCCACGCCCTTCATGCTGCACGCCGTGGTGCCCCTGGTGCCCGAGTTCCGCCGCGCCTACCCGCAGATCACGCTGGAGCTGGACACCGACGAGCTGAACATCGACCTGCTGGCACGCCGCACCGACGTGGCGATCCGCATCGGCCCGCTGCGCGACTCCACGCTGCACGCGCGGCCGCTGGTCACGAGCCGCATCCGGGTGCTGGCGAGCCCGGCCTATCTGGCCGAACGCGGCCGGCCGAAGACCGCGGCGGCCCTCGGCCGCCACACGCTGCTGGGTTTTTCACAGGTCGAATCGCTCAACCGGTGGCCGCTGCGCGGCGCGCATGGCGACGAGTGGCCCATCGCGCCGGCGATCACCGCCTCCAGCGGCGAAACGCTGCGCCAGTTGGCGCTACAGGGTGCGGGTATCGTGTGCCTGTCCGATTTCATGACCGCTGCCGACCGCGAGCGGGGCGACCTGGTGCAGATCCTGGCGAAGGACACGGCCGACGTGCGCCAGCCGATCAGCGCGGTGTATTACCGCAACACGCAGCTGGCCGCGCGCATCGCGTGCTTTCTGGATTTTCTGCAGGAGCGGTTGAAGTCGTTTTGAACACTCTGCCGGATGAATTCAGGCGCTGCCAGCGGCATCTGCTGGCCATTCCCCGGCCACTGGGGCCATCCAGTAGTTGGCCAGTGCGGGAAAATGATCGCCCTCGCTGGCATAGGCTTGGTCGCGAATGTCAAACAGCAGGTTGCCGCGCTGCTGTGCGCGAACCAAGGTAAAGGCCTGTTCGATATCGCGGCTGTTGTCGAACATCAGGGTCATATCCGCCAGCGGCGCCGCATGCCGGATGGCTGCCTGGGTGCGCGGAAACCGCTCGCGCAGCTTGGCCGTCGGCACGGCGTGCCCGCCTTGTTGCTTGCGTGTTTCCACGCGCAACTCCGACAGCGCAACGTTGGCCAGACCCACGAAAAGCAGAACCACGTAGTAGCCGGAGCGCTGCATCTCCAGGATGTCTTCGTGCTTGCTTTCCATGGTGCCGTCCGAGCGCTTGCGCCAGTGAGAGAAAACGGTCTCGAACGCAAAAGGCATGCGTTCGGCCATCACGATGGCCTTGAAAGCGCGGATTCCCTCTTGTGAAAGGCGTTGCCAGCGTTGATCGGAATCCCGCAGTTTCTGCGCCCATTCGGGCATGTCGCTGGGCAGGATGGAGGCGGTCAGCCGATCGGCGTTGATGAGCGGAATGCGCAGATCGTGGGCCAGGCGTTCGTACCAGAGGGTCGATTTTCCTGAGCCGTTGTGCCCTGCCAAAACCAGCGCCAGGGGCTTTTTCTGGCTGTCCAGAGCCGCGTGAAGGACGTCGGCTAGAACCGGAGGCCGCATCAGGAACCGGCTCGTAACGCCTTGAACTTACCGTTCACGAATTCTCCGATAGTGGTTTCTCCGTCCACCGACCTGCGCACCATCTTGGTGGGATCCGTTTCGCTGATGGCATAGGAGTAGATCTTGCGAGCGGAGTGCTGTTTGAAGACCGCATCGGCGGTGATGCCGGGCGTCGCCAGGGAGCGGCCTAACTCGACCACCAGAACATTCGCTTGTTCGCTGCCCCTGACCCGTGCCCGCTTGGTGGATCTTTCAGACCGGACCAGCGACAGTCCACCGTGGAACGAAGCCACCGTTCTGCCGTCCGAAGGGGGTGTGGAGGTCTTGGTATTCATGGCCGGAAGGGAAGTAGGCGGTGGGAAAGGTCATTGTGCCACCGCGCTATGGAAAGGCGCTGTGCATTGCCGTGGAGGGCTTGCGGTGCACATCGGAATTTTCGACAGCACGGCCACTGCCCTCCCTTCAGCCCAGCGTCTCCAGAAACGTCTTGCGCCACCAATGAATGTCGTGCTCGCGAATGCGTTCCATCAACGCCTGGTGGCGCCGCTGGCGTTCCTTGAGCGGCATCTGCAGCGCGGTCTGGATGGTGTCTGCCATGCCTTGCGTGTCGTAGGGGTTGACCAGCAGCGCTTCCTTCATCTGCTCGGCCGCGCCCGCGAAGCGCGACAGCACCAGCACGCCGGGGTCATCAGGGTCTTGCGCGGCGATGTATTCCTTGGCGACGAGGTTCATGCCGTCGCGCAGCGGCGTCACCAGGCCCACGGCGGCGGCGCGGCACAGGCCCGGCACGCGCTTGCGGGCCACGGTGCGGTGGATGTAGCGCAGCGGCATCCAGTCGAGCTCGCCATAGTCGCCGTTGATGGCGCCGCACAGGCCTTCCAGTTCCTGGCGCAGGTCGGCATAGGCGTCCACGCTGTCGCGGGTGGGCGAGGCGATCATCACCAGCGTGGCGCTGTGGTGGTTCTCGGGGTAGCGCGCCAGCAGCTCGCGGAAGGCGCGCACGCGCTGCGGGATGCCCTTGGAATAGTCGAGCCGGTCGATGCCCAGCAGCAGGCGCCGGCGCGAATACTCGTCGCGCATGGCGGTGAAGGTCTGCACGGCCTCGGGCGCGGCGGCCAAGCGGGTGAATTCTTCCACGTCGATGCCGATGGGAAAGGCCCCCACCTGCACCGTGGCGCCGAAGGCGCGCAGGTGCTGCGGGCCCACGGTTTCCGCATTGGCTTCGTTGCTCAGGTAACGCGTGAAATGCGACACGTCGGCCTCGCTCTGCAGGCCCACGAGGTCGTAGGCGAACAGGGAGCGCATGAGCCATTCGTGCTGCGGGATGGCGGCCATGATGAGCGGCGGCGGCACCGGGATGTGCAGGAAGAACCCGATGCGCTGGCGGCAGCCCAGCGCCCGCAGTTCGGCAGCGAGCGGGATCAGGTGGTAATCGTGCACCCAGATGGTGTCGTCTTCCTTGAGCAGCGGCAGCAGCTTGCGGGCGAACATCTGGTTCACGCGGCGGTAGCCGGCGATGTAGCTGGCATTGAAATCCGCCAGGTCCAGCCGGTAATGGAACACGGGCCACAGCACGCTGTTGCTGTAGCCGCTGTAGTAGCTGTCGTGGTCTTCCTTGCACAGGTCCACGGTGGCCAGGGTGACGGAGCCCGCCTGGCGCGTCTGCAGCTTGGCTTCGCCGGGAAGGCTGTCTTCGGAAATGTTGCCGCTCCAGCCGAACCACAGGCCCCCGGTGCGGCTCAGCGTCTCGCCCAGCGCGACCGCCAGGCCTCCGGCGGCGGGCTTGCGGGGGTCGGCGATGCGGTTGGAGATGACGACGAGGCGGCTCATGGGAAATTTCCTTGCGGTGCGAACGGGCAGTCGGGGTGGGCGTGGCGGATGCGGCGCCTTTTCAGATCACGCTGTCCCAGGGATCGGACAGCCGCACGGCGGCATTGATGATGCCGACCATGGAATAGGTCTGCGGGAAGTTGCCCCACATCTCGCCGGTCTGCGCGTGCGTGTCCTCGGACAGCAGCCCGAGCGGGTTGCGGGCGGCCAGCAGGGCCTCGAAGATCTCGCGCGCCTGCGCCTTGCGGCCGATGCGGGCCAGCGCGTCGATGCGCCAGAACGCGCAGATGTTGAAGGCGGTGTCGGGCTTGCCGAAGTCGTCGGCGGCCTCGTAGCGGCGCATGTAGGGGCCGTCGCAGAGCGAAGCCTCCATGGCGTCCACGGTCGAGACGAAGCGCGGGTCCATCGGGTCGATCAGGCCCACCTCGGCCATCAGCAGCACACTGGCGTCCAGTTCGTTGCCGCCGAAGCTCTCGGCAAAGGCCTGGCGCTCTTCGCTCCAGGACTTGGCGAGGATCTCGTCGCGCATCGACCGGGCGTGTGCGCTCCAGTAGTCGGCGCGTTCCGGCAGCTGCAGCGAATGGGCGATCTTGGCCAGGCGGTCGCAGGCGGCCCAGCTCATCAGTGCCGACGAGGTATGCACGCGGGCTCGGGTGCGCAGCTCCCACATGCCGGCGTCGGGCTGGCCGTACACGCGCACGGCCAGCTCGCCGATCTGCTCCATGCGCGAGAACTCGGTCGCGCCCGCCGGGTGCAGCAGCCGCTGGTCGTGGAAGGCCTGGGCCGCGCCCAGGATGATGTTGCCGTACACGTCGTGCTGGAAATGCTCGGCCGCCTGGTTGCCCACGCGCACCGGGCCCATGCCGCGGTAGCCGGCCAGCTGCGGCACAAAGGCCTCGGGCAGGTCGTGCTCCAGGCCGATGCCGTACAGCGGCTGGATGTGGCCGTCGCTGGCCTCGGCCACCACGTTGCTGAGCCAGCGCAGGTAGTCCTCCATCGTCGCCGTCTCGGACAGGCTGTTGAGCGCCCGCACGACGAAGAACGCGTCGCGCAGCCAGCAGTAGCGGTAGTCCCAGTTGCGGCCGCTGTCCGCCGATTCGGGAATGCTCGTGGTCATAGCCGCCACGATGGCGCCGGTGTCCTCGAACAGCGAGAGCTTGAGCGTGATGGCTGCGCGGATCACCGCGCCCTGCCATTCGAGCGGAACGGCCAGGCGCTGGGTCCAATGGCGCCAGTACCAAACGGTTTCCTGCTCGTAGTGGCGCGCCGTGTCGGCAATGCCGACGGGCAGCGATTCGTCGGCGCCCAGCAGGAAGTTGTGTTCGCGCGCCATCACGAAGGGCTGGCCCGACAGCACGTGGGAGATGGGCACGTCGGTGTTCAGCCGCAGCGTCAGGTCTTCGC encodes:
- the otsA gene encoding alpha,alpha-trehalose-phosphate synthase (UDP-forming) — protein: MSRLVVISNRIADPRKPAAGGLAVALGETLSRTGGLWFGWSGNISEDSLPGEAKLQTRQAGSVTLATVDLCKEDHDSYYSGYSNSVLWPVFHYRLDLADFNASYIAGYRRVNQMFARKLLPLLKEDDTIWVHDYHLIPLAAELRALGCRQRIGFFLHIPVPPPLIMAAIPQHEWLMRSLFAYDLVGLQSEADVSHFTRYLSNEANAETVGPQHLRAFGATVQVGAFPIGIDVEEFTRLAAAPEAVQTFTAMRDEYSRRRLLLGIDRLDYSKGIPQRVRAFRELLARYPENHHSATLVMIASPTRDSVDAYADLRQELEGLCGAINGDYGELDWMPLRYIHRTVARKRVPGLCRAAAVGLVTPLRDGMNLVAKEYIAAQDPDDPGVLVLSRFAGAAEQMKEALLVNPYDTQGMADTIQTALQMPLKERQRRHQALMERIREHDIHWWRKTFLETLG
- a CDS encoding MarR family winged helix-turn-helix transcriptional regulator, translating into MQQKTARAKTLPSHALAKPAAPAPAPDAPEGELRHLPGLDYGVLDQLMGYALRRAQNALYLHFQRAVAAQADVSPQRFAALVLVAGNPGLRQGVLAEAMGLHRSGGMRLVDWLHVQGWVRRAPDPLDGRGWTLHPTPAGRAALKRLSESVQAHDAALVQAVGEGGGQLHRLLERLATAAAAAPEPAPLSSSPPP
- a CDS encoding zeta toxin family protein yields the protein MRPPVLADVLHAALDSQKKPLALVLAGHNGSGKSTLWYERLAHDLRIPLINADRLTASILPSDMPEWAQKLRDSDQRWQRLSQEGIRAFKAIVMAERMPFAFETVFSHWRKRSDGTMESKHEDILEMQRSGYYVVLLFVGLANVALSELRVETRKQQGGHAVPTAKLRERFPRTQAAIRHAAPLADMTLMFDNSRDIEQAFTLVRAQQRGNLLFDIRDQAYASEGDHFPALANYWMAPVAGEWPADAAGSA
- a CDS encoding flavin-dependent oxidoreductase, with protein sequence MPSAPLHIVVAGGGIGGLTAALALAAQGHRITVCEASAHLKPLGVGINLLPHAVAVLDGLGLLPALRTMGVETAALVFANRHGQPIYEDRRGVAAGYSHPQLSVHRGQLQMFLWDEAVRRLGAAQVRSGARVTGSTQDDAGATAHIAHADGRTEALRCDLLIGADGIHSALRRQFYPDEGAPCWNGMMMWRGTTVARPFLDGRTMVQAGHRRAKFVVYPIAPPAPDGTQLINWVADRRLREDGFGGGLRAPDRADWSRPGAVDDLLPTFGAWHFDWLDVPGVIRAATQILEWPMVDRDPLPRWRHGRVTLLGDAAHPMYPIGSNGATQAILDARALADALQTQPSDPVAALEDYEAARRPATARIVALNRQEGLDAILDMVEERAPEGFARIEDVMDPAVLARWVQEYKAAAGHRQVQAQSASSA
- a CDS encoding Bug family tripartite tricarboxylate transporter substrate binding protein — encoded protein: MKNMNRRQAGLALAGLAAAGLGAPARAQQGVPRILVGFPAGGSIDVVARRLAEQWRGRTGTTTVVEQKVGAGGRIALATLKDAPPDGLTLVLSPSSMLTIYPHVYKRLQYRPATDFIAVTPVALSTCGFMVGPKVPESVKTLRQFADWTKARTEPEGYASPAAGAMPHFLGNQFARAAGIQLTHVPYRGAAPGLQDLMGGQVASGCFSVGDCLPHLPTGRVRVLGVTDTRRSRFLPDVATFEEQGFAGIHGVESYGLYLPAKTPAAQVDRLLALAQQAIRDPAVVESLAKLGFEPVSSTPEAFARQLAQERERWAPVVAASGFSSEE
- a CDS encoding LysR substrate-binding domain-containing protein; protein product: MKTTLEELQAFAAVVDGGSITAAAEHLGQTVSGISRALARLEKKLETTLLRRTTRRIELTEEGQAFLARTRAILAALDEAEEHMAARRREPAGRLRVNAATPFMLHAVVPLVPEFRRAYPQITLELDTDELNIDLLARRTDVAIRIGPLRDSTLHARPLVTSRIRVLASPAYLAERGRPKTAAALGRHTLLGFSQVESLNRWPLRGAHGDEWPIAPAITASSGETLRQLALQGAGIVCLSDFMTAADRERGDLVQILAKDTADVRQPISAVYYRNTQLAARIACFLDFLQERLKSF
- the dkgB gene encoding 2,5-didehydrogluconate reductase DkgB → MTTITSPSATTAVPAVPAFGLGTFRLKDQVVIDSVKTALALGYRHIDTAQIYGNEAEVGQAIAESGVPRDELFITTKVWTDHLAADRLIPSLKESLAQLRTDRVDLALIHWPAPGGAVPVAESLGALADAQAQGLTRAFGVSNFNTALLREAIAAVGADRIATNQIELHPYLQNRAVVDFARSQGIHTTSYMTLAYGQVLQDPVIQAIAAELAATPAQVALAWAMQLGHAVIPSSTQRAHLQGNLKAPQLRLTDGQMQRIAALERGGRLVDPQGLAPAWD
- a CDS encoding glycoside hydrolase family 15 protein, producing MKTGSHFGPPAEPSLALGLIGNCAISALVDAQAHIVWCCLPRFDGDPVFNALLQPGDEGSRFAIEIEDLATTEQWYEPNTAVLRTRLTDRSGNSIEITDFAPRFYARARYFRPMMLVRRVRRLEGAPRIRVTVDVRYGWGKHAPEITQGSNHIRYVGEDLTLRLNTDVPISHVLSGQPFVMAREHNFLLGADESLPVGIADTARHYEQETVWYWRHWTQRLAVPLEWQGAVIRAAITLKLSLFEDTGAIVAAMTTSIPESADSGRNWDYRYCWLRDAFFVVRALNSLSETATMEDYLRWLSNVVAEASDGHIQPLYGIGLEHDLPEAFVPQLAGYRGMGPVRVGNQAAEHFQHDVYGNIILGAAQAFHDQRLLHPAGATEFSRMEQIGELAVRVYGQPDAGMWELRTRARVHTSSALMSWAACDRLAKIAHSLQLPERADYWSAHARSMRDEILAKSWSEERQAFAESFGGNELDASVLLMAEVGLIDPMDPRFVSTVDAMEASLCDGPYMRRYEAADDFGKPDTAFNICAFWRIDALARIGRKAQAREIFEALLAARNPLGLLSEDTHAQTGEMWGNFPQTYSMVGIINAAVRLSDPWDSVI